Proteins from a genomic interval of Danio rerio strain Tuebingen ecotype United States chromosome 4, GRCz12tu, whole genome shotgun sequence:
- the LOC100536900 gene encoding uncharacterized protein isoform X1: MAFIKEESEDMKIEETFTVNQEDLQEQTDLMVLKEETHQWNEMEEKHQDITTDEKPTLTKMTSSCRRPRKSKSKFNFSSKQSRKSFSQKPKLDVHMRVHKGEKTCTCKQCGKSFYKTSSLTMHMRIHTGEKPYTCKQCGKSFCNTTNLTMHMRIHTGEKPYTCEQCGKSFCQKENFKTHMRIHTGERPYTCQQCGKSFRHAGNFTVHMRTHTGERLYTCQQCGKGFYHAGNLAVHMKVHTGEKPYTCTECGKSFTYKSTLKHHMRTHTGEKLFACAQCGKSFTTKSSLMNHMNGHTGTIVFTCDQCGIKLTRKDYIRRHMKTHSRENRFRCSECGKGFTHKRSLSAHMKLHNEEQSPEK, encoded by the exons atggcgtttattaaagaggagagtgaagatatGAAGATTGAAGAGACATTCACAGTCAatcaggaagatctgcaggaacaaacag atcTGATGGTCCTGAAAGAAGAGACACATCAATGGAATGAAATGGAAGAGAAACACCAAGACAtaacgactgatgaaaaacccacactgactaaaaTGACTTCATCATGCagaagacctcggaaatccaaatctAAGTTTAATTTCAGCAGTAAACAgagtagaaagagtttcagtcaaaagccaaagcttgatgttcacatgagagttcacaaaggggagaaaacttgcacctgCAAACAGTGTGGGAAAAGCTTCTATAAAACATCAAGTTTAACaatgcacatgagaattcacactggggagaagccttacacctgcaaacagtgtggaaaaagcttctgtAATACAACAAACTTGACAATGCACATGAGAATAcacactggggagaagccttaCACCtgtgaacagtgtggaaagagtttttgtcaaaaagaaaactttaaaacccacatgagaattcacactggagagaggccgtacacatgccaacagtgtggaaaaagcttccgTCATGCAGGAAACTTTACAGtgcacatgagaactcacactggagagaggctatacacatgccaacagtgtggaaaaggCTTCTATCATGCAGGAAACCTTGCAGTGCACATGAaagttcacactggagagaaaccttacacatgcacagagtgtggtaaaagtttcacatataaaagcacactcaaacaccacatgagaactcacaccggagagaagctgtttgcatgtgctcagtgtggaaagagcttcacaaccaaatCTAGCCTCATgaaccacatgaatggtcacactggaaccatagtgttcacatgtgatcagtgtggaattAAACTCACACGCAAAGACTACATTAGGCGACACATGAAGACCCACTCAAGAGAGAATCgttttagatgcagtgagtgtggaaagggctttacCCATAAAAGAAGTCTCAGCgctcacatgaagcttcacaatgaAGAGCAGAGTCCTGAAAAATGA
- the LOC137491117 gene encoding uncharacterized protein, protein MAFIKEESEDVKIEETFTVKQEDLQEQTDLMLLKEKTHQQNEMEEIQQDMTTDEKPTLTKKTLSRGRPRKSKPRCNFSCKQCGKSFSQKPKLNVHIRDHTREKAYTCKQCGKSFYNTRNLTVHMRIHTGERPYTCQQCGKSFHKTGNLTVHMRIHTGERPYTCQQCGKSFQTTGNLTVHMRIHTGEKPYSCPQCGKSYNQNSNLEVHMRTHNGGRTFVCTQCGKSFAQKQNLDLHMRIHTGEKPYTCTECGKSFPYKSTLKHHMIVHTGEKPFACAQCGKSFTCKPSRHTTDLQR, encoded by the exons atggcgtttattaaagaggagagtgaagatgtgaagattgaagaaacattcacagtcaagcaggaagatctgcaggaacaaacag acctgATGTTGCTGAAAGAAAAGACTCATCAACAGAATGAAATGGAAGAGATACAGCAAGACATgacgactgatgaaaaacccacactgacgAAAAAGACTTTGTCACgtggaagacctcggaaatccaaacctaggtgtaatttcagctgtaaacaatgtggaaaaagtttcAGTCAGAAGCCAAAGCTTAATGTTCACATAAGAGATCACACTAGGGAGAAAGCTTATACTtgcaaacagtgtggaaagagcttctaTAATACAAGAAACCtaacagtgcacatgagaattcacactggagaaaggccgtacacatgccaacagtgtgggaaAAGCTTCCATAAAACAGGAAACTtaacagtgcacatgagaattcacacagGAGAGAGGccatacacatgccaacagtgtgggaaAAGCTTTCAAACTACAGGAAACTtaacagtgcacatgagaattcacactggggagaagccttactcttgccctcagtgtggaaaaaGTTATAATCAAAATAGCAACCTTGAagtccacatgagaactcacaatgGAGGAAGAACTTTTGTTTGCAcacagtgtggaaaaagttttgctcaaaaacaaaatcttgacctccacatgaggattcacactggagagaaaccttacacatgcacagagtgtggtaaaagtttcccatataaaagcacactcaaacaccacatgatagttcacaccggagagaagccatTTGCATGTgcgcagtgtggaaagagcttcacatgtaaacccagccggcacacgaccgaccttcaacgttga
- the LOC100536900 gene encoding uncharacterized protein isoform X2 produces MAFIKEESEDMKIEETFTVNQEDLQEQTDLMVLKEETHQWNEMEEKHQDITTDEKPTLTKMTSSCRRPRKSKSKFNFSSKQSRKSFSQKPKLDVHMRVHKGEKTCTCKQCGKSFYKTSSLTMHMRIHTGEKPYTCKQCGKSFCNTTNLTMHMRIHTGEKPYTCEQCGKSFCQKENFKTHMRIHTGERPYTCQQCGKSFRHAGNFTVHMRTHTGERLYTCQQCGKGFYHAGNLAVHMKVHTGEKPYTCTECGKSFTYKSTLKHHMRTHTGEKLNVEYYTVKNCPVKKQ; encoded by the exons atggcgtttattaaagaggagagtgaagatatGAAGATTGAAGAGACATTCACAGTCAatcaggaagatctgcaggaacaaacag atcTGATGGTCCTGAAAGAAGAGACACATCAATGGAATGAAATGGAAGAGAAACACCAAGACAtaacgactgatgaaaaacccacactgactaaaaTGACTTCATCATGCagaagacctcggaaatccaaatctAAGTTTAATTTCAGCAGTAAACAgagtagaaagagtttcagtcaaaagccaaagcttgatgttcacatgagagttcacaaaggggagaaaacttgcacctgCAAACAGTGTGGGAAAAGCTTCTATAAAACATCAAGTTTAACaatgcacatgagaattcacactggggagaagccttacacctgcaaacagtgtggaaaaagcttctgtAATACAACAAACTTGACAATGCACATGAGAATAcacactggggagaagccttaCACCtgtgaacagtgtggaaagagtttttgtcaaaaagaaaactttaaaacccacatgagaattcacactggagagaggccgtacacatgccaacagtgtggaaaaagcttccgTCATGCAGGAAACTTTACAGtgcacatgagaactcacactggagagaggctatacacatgccaacagtgtggaaaaggCTTCTATCATGCAGGAAACCTTGCAGTGCACATGAaagttcacactggagagaaaccttacacatgcacagagtgtggtaaaagtttcacatataaaagcacactcaaacaccacatgagaactcacaccggagagaagct